A portion of the Corynebacterium ammoniagenes DSM 20306 genome contains these proteins:
- a CDS encoding TIGR00730 family Rossman fold protein — MLLRTDRTQGSTYDQRLLESGADHDWKHADPWRVLRIQGEFVAGFDALSDLPKAVTVYGSARTKENAPEYGQAVDLAAKLVDQDYAVVTGGGPGIMEAANRGAYEAGGLSVGLGIELPFEQGLNKYVDLGINFRYFFARKTMFLKYSQAFVCLPGGMGTMDELFEMLCMVQTGKVTNYPIVLIGTEYWSGLVDWMANTLVADGYINPQDMDLFLLTDSVDEAVEHIVAAHKEMTDERVRRLNQDT, encoded by the coding sequence ATGTTATTGCGCACCGATCGCACTCAGGGTTCTACTTATGACCAGCGGTTATTAGAATCCGGTGCCGATCATGACTGGAAGCACGCGGATCCATGGCGCGTACTGCGCATTCAAGGCGAATTCGTCGCAGGCTTTGATGCCCTTAGTGATCTTCCCAAGGCCGTGACCGTCTATGGCTCGGCTCGCACCAAAGAAAACGCACCGGAATACGGCCAAGCAGTGGATTTGGCCGCAAAGCTGGTGGACCAAGACTATGCCGTGGTTACCGGTGGTGGCCCTGGCATTATGGAAGCAGCTAACCGCGGAGCTTATGAAGCTGGCGGTCTGTCAGTCGGCCTAGGCATTGAATTGCCCTTTGAACAGGGACTGAACAAATATGTCGACCTAGGAATTAACTTCCGTTATTTCTTCGCGCGCAAGACCATGTTTTTGAAGTACTCGCAGGCTTTTGTCTGTCTGCCTGGTGGCATGGGTACGATGGATGAGCTTTTTGAAATGCTCTGCATGGTGCAAACCGGCAAGGTCACTAACTACCCAATCGTACTGATCGGTACTGAATACTGGTCCGGTCTGGTGGATTGGATGGCAAATACCTTGGTGGCGGATGGCTATATCAATCCGCAAGATATGGACCTTTTCTTGCTGACTGATTCGGTGGACGAAGCCGTGGAGCACATCGTTGCTGCGCACAAGGAGATGACCGATGAGCGAGTCCGACGACTCAACCAGGACACCTAG
- a CDS encoding methyltransferase domain-containing protein: MLSHIIDVLADPADGTALSGADDFSRLVSESGHSYDVAKQGYVTLVSGAGLKHKGDDADMVTARETYLSKGHFAPFVEAVTGAVQNALDNAISQDEVPEPALLEVGAGTGYYLSHTLDSIEGARAVGLDISPHAARHLAKCHSRVGAVIADVWEGLPIRDESINAISVVFAPRNPAEFQRVLAPGGEVIVLTPQAGHLDELREPLGILGVEEGKVDRMYAQAEGHLEQAADPVNLAFPIQLDKESIAAQVAMSPSARHISAEELAERMAALPQTMSVTAHARLDRLRAV, encoded by the coding sequence ATGCTTTCGCACATTATTGATGTTTTGGCGGATCCTGCCGATGGTACCGCGCTGTCCGGCGCGGATGATTTTTCGCGATTGGTATCCGAATCCGGCCACTCCTACGATGTCGCCAAGCAAGGGTATGTCACCCTCGTCTCTGGTGCCGGACTAAAACATAAAGGTGACGATGCCGACATGGTCACCGCCCGCGAAACTTATCTTTCTAAAGGGCACTTTGCCCCCTTTGTGGAAGCAGTAACTGGCGCGGTACAAAATGCGCTAGATAATGCCATTAGCCAAGATGAAGTACCAGAGCCAGCTCTTTTGGAAGTCGGTGCTGGAACGGGTTACTACCTGTCACACACCCTCGACTCCATTGAAGGAGCGCGTGCTGTGGGCCTCGATATTTCTCCGCACGCCGCGCGCCATCTCGCAAAATGCCACTCCCGCGTGGGCGCTGTTATCGCTGACGTCTGGGAAGGCCTTCCGATTCGCGATGAATCGATCAACGCGATCTCCGTGGTCTTTGCCCCACGAAACCCGGCTGAGTTTCAGCGCGTGCTTGCCCCAGGCGGAGAAGTTATCGTGCTGACACCACAAGCAGGACACCTTGATGAACTGCGTGAGCCACTGGGCATTTTAGGCGTGGAAGAAGGCAAGGTGGATCGCATGTACGCCCAAGCCGAAGGCCACTTGGAGCAAGCTGCCGACCCAGTCAACCTCGCGTTCCCAATCCAATTGGACAAGGAATCAATTGCCGCTCAGGTAGCGATGAGCCCCTCGGCACGTCATATTTCCGCAGAAGAACTTGCCGAGCGCATGGCGGCGTTGCCACAAACGATGTCGGTCACCGCTCATGCGCGGTTGGATCGTCTTCGCGCCGTCTAA
- the folP gene encoding dihydropteroate synthase, which produces MAQVMAIVNRTPDSFYDKGATWGIQRAIERCDEVVAQGASIVDIGGVKAGPGEAVDADAEVDRVVPLIAEISARHPEVILSVDTWRASVAEKAIAAGATLINDTWAGWDPELIEVAGAHGVGYVCSHTGGVKPRTRPHRVHFDDVVADVIAETTTLAQRAVDLGCPPELTFIDPTHDFGKNTFHGLELLRRIDEVVATGWPVLMALSNKDFVGETLGREVGERVAGTIAATSWAASKGVAAFRVHEVKETIDAIRMTAAIQGITAPLATTRGLA; this is translated from the coding sequence ATGGCGCAGGTGATGGCGATTGTTAATCGCACACCAGATTCCTTCTATGACAAAGGTGCTACGTGGGGAATTCAACGTGCTATTGAGCGCTGCGATGAAGTTGTAGCGCAGGGCGCGAGCATCGTCGATATCGGTGGCGTGAAAGCCGGCCCCGGTGAGGCGGTCGATGCCGACGCCGAAGTGGACCGCGTCGTGCCGCTGATCGCTGAAATTTCCGCGCGCCACCCAGAGGTCATCCTCAGCGTGGATACCTGGCGGGCATCGGTTGCTGAGAAGGCCATCGCGGCCGGAGCAACCCTGATCAATGACACCTGGGCTGGGTGGGACCCGGAACTTATTGAAGTCGCCGGTGCCCACGGGGTGGGCTATGTCTGCTCACACACCGGGGGAGTTAAGCCGCGCACCCGCCCGCACCGCGTGCATTTCGATGATGTGGTTGCTGATGTGATTGCAGAAACCACCACCTTGGCGCAACGCGCTGTCGATTTAGGGTGCCCACCGGAGCTTACTTTTATCGACCCCACTCACGATTTCGGGAAAAATACCTTCCACGGTTTAGAACTGCTGCGCCGTATTGATGAAGTAGTAGCTACAGGCTGGCCAGTATTGATGGCGCTGTCTAATAAGGACTTTGTCGGCGAGACGCTCGGCCGCGAGGTCGGCGAACGCGTTGCCGGAACCATTGCTGCCACCAGTTGGGCAGCATCGAAAGGTGTTGCCGCATTTCGCGTGCATGAGGTCAAAGAAACCATCGATGCCATCCGAATGACCGCGGCTATCCAAGGAATTACCGCACCGCTGGCAACCACCAGGGGGCTGGCATGA
- the glgC gene encoding glucose-1-phosphate adenylyltransferase encodes MRSQPNVLAIVLAGGEGKRLFPLTEDRAKPAVPFGGSYRLIDFVLSNLVNAGFLKIAVLTQYKSHSLDRHISQAWSLSGPTPQYIASVPAQQRRGKRWYNGSADAIVQSLNLINDEKPDYVIVFGADHVYRMDPYQMVQEHIATGMDCSVAGIRVPREEATAFGCIQSDGTGTITEFIEKPANPPSTPDDPTMTYASMGNYVFSTQALIDALLADEADDTSDHDMGGDIIPYFVDKGQAHVYDFMANEVPGATDRDRGYWRDVGTIDSYYEAHMDLISVHPIFNLYNRDWPIHSTETQNFPPAKFVQNGIAQSSMVAPGCIVSGGTVRNSILSSDVHVADGATVEGSVLLPGVRVGKGAVVRRAIIDKNAVISDGAIVGVDRERDEQRFKISDSGVVVVGKNAVV; translated from the coding sequence GTGAGAAGCCAGCCTAATGTCTTAGCAATTGTCCTCGCGGGTGGCGAGGGGAAGCGGTTGTTCCCGCTGACGGAAGACCGCGCCAAGCCTGCCGTTCCCTTTGGCGGCTCCTACCGCTTAATTGATTTTGTATTGTCGAATTTGGTCAATGCGGGATTTTTAAAGATTGCGGTGTTAACGCAATATAAATCGCATTCTCTTGACCGTCATATCTCCCAGGCGTGGAGTTTGTCCGGGCCAACACCGCAATACATCGCATCAGTTCCTGCTCAGCAGCGCCGCGGCAAGCGTTGGTATAACGGCTCTGCTGATGCCATCGTGCAGTCGTTGAACCTCATCAATGATGAAAAGCCAGACTATGTCATTGTCTTCGGCGCGGACCATGTCTACCGCATGGACCCTTATCAGATGGTGCAAGAACACATCGCGACGGGAATGGACTGCTCAGTCGCGGGGATTCGCGTACCGCGCGAAGAAGCGACGGCTTTTGGTTGCATCCAATCTGATGGGACGGGCACGATTACGGAGTTCATCGAAAAGCCTGCGAATCCACCGTCGACTCCCGATGACCCGACGATGACCTATGCGTCCATGGGTAACTATGTGTTTAGCACGCAGGCGCTTATCGATGCGCTGTTGGCCGACGAAGCCGATGACACCTCGGACCATGACATGGGTGGAGATATCATCCCGTATTTCGTGGATAAGGGCCAGGCCCATGTCTATGACTTTATGGCTAATGAAGTTCCGGGGGCTACGGATAGGGACCGTGGATACTGGCGCGATGTGGGAACCATTGATTCTTATTATGAAGCGCACATGGACCTGATTTCGGTTCACCCTATTTTCAATTTGTACAACCGCGACTGGCCCATCCACTCCACGGAAACGCAGAACTTCCCGCCGGCGAAATTTGTACAAAACGGTATCGCGCAATCTTCGATGGTCGCCCCGGGCTGCATTGTCTCCGGCGGCACGGTGCGTAATTCAATTTTGTCCTCGGATGTGCATGTTGCCGATGGTGCAACGGTGGAAGGCTCAGTCCTGCTGCCGGGCGTGCGCGTGGGCAAGGGGGCAGTGGTCCGAAGGGCAATCATTGATAAGAATGCTGTGATTAGCGATGGGGCCATCGTCGGCGTGGACCGTGAACGCGATGAACAACGTTTTAAGATTTCCGACTCTGGGGTAGTTGTGGTCGGGAAAAACGCGGTGGTCTAG
- a CDS encoding GH32 C-terminal domain-containing protein, whose translation MTVHRPELHFAPESGIVEAPAGALLDGNTWHLFFQYRADPKSPSRWGHTFSEEAPFDWLECDDPLAPEGDETGLRAGSVTAAGGDVHLYFTSVKPDSTSVEVARYDLFDDVCEISDDPKALDTRVTRIGTAASDQDGYRRFRSPVVVADWVDPEARGEGHDGWLMLTVAGDAKSPQLMIFRSTDATTWTLSGPLEFDGNPGEELQPGQVVVSPRIIRLRDEVDEKIYDVLMVTIERNGAEHAGYVVGRLNGTTFNVTMPFQRLDYGHDFTRPRITNYTPGSEDESTRYDEGVLFGLLNGIGRLDDPTTHKSWAEGQWANVISLPRVITLQGGTIFQTPPRGLPEAINNASRASSWTGLLEVPESSSVTLSLLDSAGDVAATICHRGSTLELTRHGAEGSDEDTATAPLAEGDSDSLTVIVDGSTVEVFADGGQVAMASRVYFDGGFSSVTASSGGDAEILRDWYINHN comes from the coding sequence ATGACTGTTCATCGCCCAGAGCTACACTTCGCACCAGAATCCGGAATTGTTGAAGCACCCGCGGGTGCCTTACTCGACGGCAACACGTGGCACCTATTTTTCCAGTACCGCGCAGACCCGAAGTCCCCATCCCGATGGGGACACACGTTTTCGGAAGAAGCACCGTTTGACTGGCTAGAGTGCGATGACCCGTTAGCACCCGAAGGTGATGAGACGGGATTGCGTGCAGGCTCAGTCACCGCCGCCGGCGGCGATGTCCACCTGTATTTCACCTCAGTTAAGCCCGACTCCACCAGCGTGGAGGTGGCCCGCTACGACCTGTTTGATGACGTCTGTGAAATCTCCGATGATCCCAAGGCACTAGATACCCGCGTAACGCGTATCGGCACCGCAGCCTCCGACCAAGACGGATACCGACGCTTCCGCTCCCCTGTCGTCGTCGCTGACTGGGTTGATCCCGAGGCACGCGGCGAGGGCCACGACGGCTGGTTAATGCTGACGGTGGCAGGAGACGCTAAGTCCCCACAGTTAATGATTTTCCGCAGCACCGACGCCACAACCTGGACGCTGTCCGGCCCCCTGGAGTTCGACGGCAACCCAGGAGAAGAACTCCAACCAGGCCAGGTCGTGGTCTCCCCACGCATTATCCGCTTGCGCGATGAAGTAGATGAGAAAATCTACGACGTCTTAATGGTCACGATCGAAAGAAATGGCGCGGAGCACGCCGGTTATGTTGTCGGCCGCTTAAACGGCACAACCTTCAATGTCACGATGCCTTTCCAGCGCCTAGACTACGGCCACGATTTCACGCGCCCACGCATTACTAATTACACCCCGGGCAGTGAGGATGAGTCCACGCGTTATGACGAAGGTGTGCTCTTTGGATTATTAAACGGCATTGGACGTCTAGATGACCCGACAACGCATAAGTCTTGGGCTGAAGGACAGTGGGCCAATGTTATTTCCTTGCCGCGCGTGATCACGCTGCAAGGTGGCACCATTTTCCAAACCCCTCCCCGCGGCCTGCCGGAGGCTATCAATAACGCTTCACGGGCAAGTTCTTGGACCGGGCTTTTGGAAGTGCCGGAGTCTTCCAGCGTAACTCTTTCTCTGCTCGACTCCGCAGGCGATGTGGCAGCGACGATCTGTCACCGCGGCTCTACCCTCGAGCTCACCCGCCATGGTGCGGAAGGCAGCGATGAGGACACAGCTACCGCACCACTGGCTGAGGGGGATTCGGATTCTCTGACCGTTATCGTTGATGGTTCCACCGTGGAGGTCTTCGCCGATGGTGGCCAGGTCGCGATGGCCTCACGAGTGTACTTCGACGGCGGATTTTCTTCTGTAACTGCCTCTTCCGGGGGCGATGCCGAAATCCTGCGTGATTGGTACATCAACCACAACTAG
- a CDS encoding O-methyltransferase: MTVQAYDALRNYIDSTSYESDALASARAHAEEFSLRTPDPSMGQLLTTLAASAEGDKVQTIAITPASSVVGLYLFDGLSNSGIVTCIDPEVEHQSHAKSTFRDAGYSPSRVRFLPSRPLDVMSRLATNAYHVIYADVPTLDLPALVKAAWPLIASRGTLVLPDALLDATIADTSRTDRVTVAAREADEYVRSLDDAHVTRLPLGSGLILVTKR, encoded by the coding sequence GTGACTGTACAAGCTTATGATGCCCTTCGAAATTACATTGACTCCACTAGCTACGAGTCAGACGCTTTAGCTAGTGCACGCGCACATGCTGAAGAGTTCAGTCTTCGCACCCCAGACCCATCCATGGGGCAGCTACTGACCACTTTGGCTGCGTCCGCGGAAGGCGACAAGGTGCAGACCATCGCCATCACCCCTGCATCGTCAGTGGTTGGCTTGTACCTATTTGACGGACTATCCAACAGCGGAATCGTCACCTGCATCGACCCGGAGGTTGAGCACCAGTCTCACGCCAAGAGCACCTTCCGGGATGCAGGGTATTCCCCAAGCCGCGTCCGTTTCCTCCCGTCGCGTCCGCTTGATGTGATGAGCCGTCTGGCCACCAACGCTTATCACGTCATCTACGCCGATGTTCCGACGTTGGATCTTCCAGCACTGGTCAAGGCAGCCTGGCCACTAATTGCCTCACGCGGAACTTTGGTGTTGCCAGATGCGCTTCTCGATGCCACCATCGCAGACACTTCCCGCACCGACCGCGTAACGGTCGCAGCCCGCGAGGCCGATGAATACGTGCGCTCGCTTGACGATGCCCATGTCACCCGCTTGCCGCTGGGCTCTGGCCTTATCCTCGTCACCAAGCGTTAA
- a CDS encoding DivIVA domain-containing protein has product MSVVLAVIIVVALIALFAIIATWILSHFLGNGVVMPDLPEAEKQATLQGNRSFALNGEFSKVGFNTVKRGYSPAQVDDLLDVLALELQQAKAELEASKRSSNAETAAEAE; this is encoded by the coding sequence ATGAGCGTGGTTCTTGCCGTCATCATCGTGGTGGCACTCATTGCGCTATTTGCGATCATCGCCACCTGGATCTTGTCGCACTTTCTCGGCAATGGGGTCGTCATGCCAGACCTGCCGGAAGCGGAGAAGCAAGCCACGCTGCAGGGCAACCGATCGTTTGCTCTCAATGGCGAGTTCAGCAAGGTGGGATTTAATACCGTGAAACGCGGTTATTCCCCTGCACAAGTCGATGATCTTTTAGATGTTCTTGCGCTGGAACTGCAGCAGGCAAAAGCTGAGCTTGAGGCGTCGAAACGTAGCTCAAATGCGGAAACCGCTGCTGAAGCTGAGTAA
- a CDS encoding glucosyl-3-phosphoglycerate synthase, with product MRVSVVIPALNEEATIAHVIRACLADNPLEVLVIDADSTDSTAAEATAAGARVINWREVLPDIPVRPGKGESLWRGVHAAQGDIVVFVDADLESAAPGLVSALAEPCKDASVHLVKPVYRRTFGAEPNGGGRVTELTAKPLLSMFFPQLSHIYQPLGGEYAIRRSIARQLPFVDGYGVEAGLMIDMAHFFGADSIAQVHLPPRVHRNRPLHQLAPMAKVVAETIVDRAKLYDADPRLESSAISQRPALEQLGSQEALS from the coding sequence ATGAGGGTTTCAGTAGTCATCCCAGCGCTTAATGAAGAAGCAACCATCGCGCATGTAATCCGTGCTTGCCTGGCAGATAACCCGCTGGAAGTCTTAGTCATTGATGCTGATTCCACCGACTCCACCGCCGCGGAGGCAACCGCTGCCGGCGCACGCGTTATAAATTGGCGTGAGGTTCTGCCGGATATTCCTGTACGACCCGGTAAAGGGGAATCGCTGTGGCGGGGTGTACACGCGGCACAAGGTGACATCGTGGTCTTTGTGGACGCGGACTTGGAATCGGCCGCTCCTGGGCTCGTTTCCGCGTTGGCCGAGCCGTGCAAAGATGCGTCGGTGCACTTGGTCAAACCGGTCTATCGCCGCACTTTCGGGGCGGAACCCAATGGCGGCGGGCGCGTCACGGAGCTTACTGCCAAACCATTGTTGAGCATGTTCTTTCCGCAGCTTTCGCATATTTACCAGCCACTCGGTGGTGAATACGCCATTCGCCGTTCCATCGCACGCCAGCTACCTTTCGTCGATGGCTATGGCGTAGAGGCCGGGCTAATGATTGACATGGCTCACTTCTTCGGCGCTGATTCCATCGCGCAGGTACACCTGCCCCCGCGAGTACACCGCAATCGCCCGCTACATCAACTAGCGCCGATGGCAAAGGTGGTCGCAGAGACCATTGTCGATCGCGCCAAATTATATGACGCCGACCCGCGCCTAGAATCGAGTGCGATAAGTCAACGCCCAGCACTGGAACAACTAGGATCCCAGGAGGCCCTGTCATGA
- the glgA gene encoding glycogen synthase, translating to MKAGIFSKEYPPEVYGGAGVHVAELTRFMRELIDVDVHCMGAPRDEPGVYAHGIDPALAEANAALQTLSTGLRMAHAASSTDVAHSHTWYSGLGGHLAARLYDIPHVVTAHSLEPHRPWKRDQLGGGYEVSSWSEKNSMEYADAVIAVSSGMKESILDAYPRIDAEKVHVVLNGIDTEQWQPRDQGLLDTLGVDRNRPIAAFVGRITRQKGVPHLLKAASHFDPSIQLILCAGAPDTPEIAQQTQELVAALREERDGIFWVEEMLPKDQVQEVYTAADVFVCPSIYEPLGIVNLEAMACETAVVASDVGGLPEVVRDGETGTLVHYDEADEATFEADLAEAVNALALDAAKSKAYGLAGRARAVESFSWSTIAAQTVDIYRSLV from the coding sequence ATGAAAGCCGGCATCTTTTCTAAAGAGTACCCACCAGAGGTCTACGGAGGCGCGGGAGTACACGTTGCAGAGCTGACACGATTTATGCGAGAGCTTATCGATGTCGATGTTCACTGCATGGGTGCTCCCCGTGATGAACCAGGAGTCTATGCTCATGGCATCGACCCTGCGCTTGCCGAGGCCAACGCAGCTTTGCAAACTTTGTCCACTGGGCTGCGCATGGCTCATGCTGCCAGCAGCACCGATGTCGCGCATTCTCACACCTGGTACTCGGGTTTGGGTGGTCATCTCGCCGCGCGGCTATATGACATCCCCCATGTCGTTACGGCACACTCTTTGGAGCCGCATCGCCCTTGGAAACGCGACCAGCTCGGTGGCGGGTATGAAGTATCTTCCTGGTCAGAGAAAAATTCCATGGAATACGCCGACGCAGTCATCGCGGTGTCTTCCGGCATGAAGGAATCCATCTTGGATGCCTACCCCCGCATAGACGCTGAGAAAGTACACGTGGTGCTCAATGGCATCGATACCGAGCAATGGCAACCACGCGACCAAGGCTTGCTGGACACACTCGGCGTAGACCGCAACCGCCCCATCGCCGCTTTCGTCGGTCGTATTACCCGCCAGAAGGGCGTCCCACACCTTCTCAAAGCCGCGTCACACTTTGATCCTTCGATTCAGCTTATTTTGTGTGCGGGCGCTCCCGATACCCCGGAAATTGCACAGCAGACCCAAGAGTTGGTCGCCGCGCTGCGCGAAGAGCGCGACGGCATCTTCTGGGTGGAAGAGATGTTGCCCAAAGACCAGGTGCAAGAGGTCTACACCGCCGCCGATGTCTTTGTCTGCCCCTCCATTTACGAGCCGCTAGGCATAGTCAATCTTGAGGCTATGGCCTGTGAGACCGCAGTGGTGGCCTCCGATGTCGGCGGGCTCCCTGAGGTTGTTCGCGATGGCGAGACTGGCACGCTTGTGCACTATGACGAAGCCGATGAAGCAACGTTTGAAGCCGACCTCGCCGAAGCTGTCAATGCCCTAGCTCTCGATGCTGCCAAGTCCAAAGCGTATGGCTTGGCTGGTCGCGCACGCGCTGTGGAGTCGTTTTCATGGTCCACGATTGCCGCACAAACGGTAGATATCTACCGGTCATTGGTGTAG
- the sigE gene encoding RNA polymerase sigma factor SigE: MTSQDLSGTAAFDAGEATMPTWGELVEEHADNVYRLAYRLSGNQHDAEDLTQETFMRVFRSLNKYQAGTFEGWLHRITTNLFLDMVRHRAKIRMEALPEDYERVPGTDMTPEQSYDVANLDPALQAALDELSPDFRVAVVLCDVVGMTYDEIAETLGVKMGTVRSRIHRGRSQLKSSLEKAAATNDEARVLLRTR; this comes from the coding sequence ATGACATCACAGGATCTTTCAGGTACCGCCGCATTTGATGCGGGCGAAGCGACCATGCCGACCTGGGGTGAATTAGTCGAAGAACATGCAGATAATGTTTATCGTCTAGCGTACCGTTTGTCTGGTAATCAGCATGACGCAGAAGATCTCACGCAAGAGACTTTCATGCGAGTCTTTCGTTCTTTAAATAAATACCAAGCCGGAACCTTTGAAGGTTGGCTGCACCGCATTACCACCAACCTGTTTTTGGATATGGTGCGCCACCGCGCCAAGATTCGCATGGAAGCCTTGCCGGAAGACTATGAACGTGTTCCTGGCACGGATATGACTCCTGAGCAGTCATACGATGTTGCGAACTTGGACCCAGCGTTGCAGGCAGCATTGGATGAGCTGTCGCCTGATTTCCGCGTCGCCGTTGTTCTCTGTGATGTAGTGGGCATGACCTATGATGAAATTGCAGAAACGCTTGGCGTGAAAATGGGCACCGTTCGCTCCCGTATTCACCGCGGGCGTTCACAGCTGAAGAGCTCTTTGGAAAAGGCTGCCGCCACTAATGATGAAGCTCGAGTACTGCTGCGCACGAGGTAA
- a CDS encoding Mrp/NBP35 family ATP-binding protein, with the protein MTTALTESAVRSALSRVEDPEIGKPITELNMVNTVEVDGQDVSVEILLTIAGCPMKDTINTNVRAAIEDIEGVGNVNVTLGSMTDEQRLELKKQLRGSAQDPEIPFSKPDSTTRVFAVASGKGGVGKSSMTVNLAAALQAQGFKVGVVDADIYGHSVPGQLGSTAGPTVLDDEMLLPPIAHGIKHISIGQFVQGNAPIVWRGPMLHRALQQFLTDVFWGDLDFLLLDLPPGTGDVALSVAQLIPNAELLVVTTPQAAAAEVAERAGSISQQTSQRVAGVIENMSAMVMPDGSTVDVFGSGGGQVVADRLTTLLGYEVEQLGQVPLEPALRVDSDAGTPTVLANPESPASKAITDVAHKISKRRTSLAGKPLGLGVTQH; encoded by the coding sequence ATGACTACCGCATTAACCGAATCCGCTGTCCGCAGCGCGCTCTCCCGCGTAGAGGATCCTGAAATTGGCAAGCCAATTACAGAACTCAACATGGTCAACACCGTCGAAGTAGATGGCCAAGACGTTTCCGTTGAGATTTTGTTGACGATTGCTGGCTGTCCAATGAAAGACACCATTAATACCAACGTCCGCGCCGCCATCGAAGATATCGAAGGCGTAGGAAACGTTAACGTCACTCTTGGCTCCATGACCGATGAGCAGCGTTTAGAACTCAAAAAGCAGCTGCGCGGCAGCGCGCAGGATCCGGAGATTCCATTCTCCAAGCCGGATTCCACCACCCGCGTCTTCGCTGTTGCCTCCGGCAAGGGCGGCGTGGGCAAGTCCTCCATGACCGTGAACTTAGCCGCAGCGCTGCAAGCACAAGGCTTTAAGGTAGGCGTGGTCGATGCTGATATTTACGGCCACTCCGTACCCGGTCAGCTCGGCAGCACCGCCGGCCCAACCGTGTTAGATGATGAAATGCTGCTGCCACCTATCGCGCACGGCATCAAGCACATTTCCATCGGTCAGTTCGTCCAGGGCAACGCGCCTATTGTCTGGCGTGGACCAATGCTGCACCGCGCACTCCAGCAGTTCTTAACGGACGTGTTCTGGGGCGATTTGGACTTCTTGCTTTTGGATCTGCCTCCGGGAACCGGCGATGTTGCCCTGTCTGTTGCGCAGCTGATCCCTAATGCTGAGCTATTGGTTGTCACCACCCCACAGGCAGCGGCAGCCGAGGTTGCAGAGCGCGCGGGCTCGATCTCCCAGCAGACCAGCCAGCGCGTGGCTGGTGTTATTGAAAATATGTCTGCGATGGTCATGCCTGATGGCTCTACCGTGGACGTCTTTGGCTCCGGTGGCGGCCAGGTTGTGGCAGATCGCCTGACCACGTTGCTGGGCTACGAGGTCGAGCAATTAGGACAGGTCCCATTGGAGCCAGCACTGCGTGTCGATAGCGATGCCGGCACCCCCACGGTTCTTGCGAACCCTGAGTCCCCGGCGTCCAAGGCTATTACGGACGTCGCTCACAAGATTTCCAAGCGTCGGACTTCCCTCGCTGGAAAGCCATTAGGACTGGGAGTGACCCAGCACTAA
- a CDS encoding DUF3117 domain-containing protein: protein MAAMKPRTTGGPMEAVIESRKIVMRIPSDGGGRIVVELTKEEAAELGDLLTEVAQ from the coding sequence ATGGCAGCAATGAAACCTCGCACGACTGGTGGTCCAATGGAAGCTGTAATCGAATCGCGCAAAATCGTTATGCGCATCCCCTCAGATGGCGGAGGACGAATCGTCGTCGAGCTAACTAAGGAAGAAGCCGCGGAACTCGGTGATCTTCTCACTGAGGTGGCGCAATAG